The Clostridia bacterium nucleotide sequence GCAACATCAGCGATAGCAGCTTCACCCCGGACGAACACGACTTCCAGGTGCGATTCTTCGTTGTCGCAACGGGCTCGCAATCCCAGGCGCAGACGAGTTTCACGGATGGAAATGTCACGCTGGCCGTTAGCGGTGTCGGACCGGGAACGACTACGAACTTCCAATTCACCGGGTATTCCGACGCAAATTGCGTAACGGTTGCCAATGGGCAGTCATGGCCAAAATCTCAATCCATAACCGGCAACAACTCCGCCAACATGGGACTTGGCAATTCCAACTCGGTGAAGGTCACCATTCCGTCCGATCCCGCTGGCTTTGCATTCAGCAATTGGTCCGGGGTCGGAAGCGGAACGGCACGTACATCGAATTGTGTGCAGGTTCCAGGCGGAGGCGGCCAGAACACAGTAACCATCACTGCGAATTTCACCGCAACTCAGGCCAGCCAAACCATCAACTTTGGCCCGCTGTCGGCCAAGAGCTACGGAGACGCAGACTTCCAGGTGACGGCGACTGCATCGAGCGGATTGCCTGTCTCATTTGCTGTTGGCGTGTCGGACCAATGTACGATCTCCGGAAGCACAGTTCATATCACCGCAGCAGGATCTTGCATTGTCACAGCGACGCAAGCAGGAAATAGCAGCTTCCTTCCAGCAACGCCTGTTGCACAAGCATTCTCCATCTCTAAAGCGACGCTGACGGTCACGCCGGCGAACGCCAGTCGAGAGTATGGCGACGCGAACCCGGCGTTCACGGGCGCGATTGTCGGGATCAAGAACGGCGACGCGATCACGGCGAGCTACGCGAGTGCCGCAACGGCAGCGAGTTCGGTTGGCACGTATCCGATTACGGCGACGCTGAGCGACCCGGACAGCAAGCTGGGCAACTACAACGTCACGCTGAACGAAGGCACTCTGAACGTCACCGCAGCGACGCTGACCATCACGCCAGCGAACGCCAGCCGAGAGTATGGCGATGCGAACTCGGCATTCACGGGCGCGATTGTCGGGATCAAGAACGGCGACGCGATCACCGCGAGCTACGCTTCGCTGGCAACAGCAGCCAGCGAGGTTGGCACGTACCCGATTACGGCGACGCTGAGCGATCCGGACAGCAAGCTGAGCAACTACAACGTCACTTTGAACGAAGGCACGCTGACCGTCACGAAGGCAGCGCTGACGGTGACGCCAGCGAACGCCAGCCGCGAATACGGCGACGCGAACCCGGCATTCACGGGGACGGTTGTCGGGATCAAGAACGGCGATGCGATCACCGCGAGCTACGCTTCGCTGGCAACGGCAACGAGTTCGGTTGGCACGTACCCAATTACGGCGACGCTGAGCGACCCGGACAGCAAGCTGGGCAACTACAACGTCACGCTGAACGAAGGCACTCTGACCGTCACGAAAGCGACTCTGACGGTCACACCAGCGAACGCCAGCCGCGAATACGGCGACGCGAACCCGGCGTTTACGGGCGCGATTGCCGGCATCAAGAACGGCGACACAATCACGGCGAGCTATGCTTCGCTGGCAACAGCAGCCAGCGCGGTTGGCACGTATCCGATTACGGCGACGCTGAGCGATCCGGACAGCAAGCTGGGCAACTACAACGTCACGCTGAACGAAGGCACGCTGACCGTCACGAAGGCGGCGCTGACGGTGAAGGCGAATGATGTCACGATCGTTCTGCACGCGGCAATGCCTACACTCACCGGCACGATCACTGGGATCAAGAACAACGATCCGATCTCGGCGACATACGCGACTAGCGGCACGCAGAATGCGGTTGGCACATTCACCATTACGCCGTCGGTTGTGGACCCGAATAATCTGATCGGAAACTACAACGTGAGTATCGTTGCCGGCACCTTCAAGGTGACGTATCTCATTGGTGGCATGTGCGCCGGCGACATGGGTCACCAGGTGCTAAATCCAATCAATGCAGTCCTAAAGGATGATGTGCTCCACCAAAGCGTCTTCAAGCGCGGAAGCACGGTCCCAACGAAGTTCCGCGTTTGCGACGCGAATGGATTATCCATCGGACCGAGCGCCGTGAACGGGGCGAACATCGTAACGTCCTACGGAGTCTCGGGGGTGCTTTGGACAGCGGATGGCATCCCTGAAGGCGTGCTTGACTCAACGACTCCCGACACGAACTTCCGTTGGGATTCCACTTCCCAGCAGTGGATCTTCAACACGAGCACGAAAGGTGGTGCGTGGCAGTCGCAAACGTACTACTTCCGAATCGCGCTGAACGATGGAAGCTTTATCGATTTCCACTATGCGCTGAAGTAAGAGGAGTTGGCTGACTTGAGCGCGGGAGGTTACCTGTCGCGCTCTTCTAATTGCGGGTCACATCGGTTGTGATGACAACCCCTGGCTTTTTGGACAAAAAAAGCGCGGCTACTAGCCGCGCTTTCTGTCTGCCGATGCTTCCGTTTCAGCAGCGGATGATGTTGCCTGATGCAATTCCCCGCGTCGCATTGCGAGTGTCCACCACGAGTTGGGTGTGGTTCGCGATTTCCGCGTAGTCGTAATCGCTGTGGTCCGTTGCGATCACGACACAGTCGTACTGTTCGAGATTGTCGAGCGGCGTGGAGCGCATCTGTAGATCGTACTTCCTCCCTTTGCCTACAAACGGGAAGTATGGGTCGTTGTAGCGAACCTCCGCGCCCTCCTTCTGGAGCAGTTCGATAATGACGAGCGAGGGTGACTCGCGCAGGTCGTCAATGTCCTTCTTGTAGGCGATGCCGAGCACCAGGATTCGCGCACCGTTCAACGCCTTTCGGCGGCTGTTAAGCGCCGCAGTGACGGAACGGACAACGTGGTACGGCATGTCGGTATTCACTTCGCCGGCAAGTTCGATGAACCGCGTGTGGAAGTCAAACTCCTTTGCCTTCCAGGATAAGTAGTAGGGGTCAACCGGAATGCAGTGGCCGCCCAGGCCGGGGCCGGGATAGAAAGGATGAAAGCCAAAAGGTTTTGTTTTCGCGGCCTCGATCACTTCCCAGATGTCGATTCCCATGCGCAGGCAGAGCAGCTTGAGTTCATTGACCATCGCGATGTTTACGCAACGGTAAATGTTCTCGAGCAACTTCGTCATTTCAGCCGCTGCTGGCGACGAAACCGGCACGACTCGGTTGAAGATCGCTGAGTACATAGCCTTCGCCATCTGCGTTGCAATCGGTCCAACGCCACCGATGACTTTCGGAATGTCGCGTCGCGCAACCGTGTCGTTGCCGGGGTCTTCGCGCTCGGGCGAGAAGGCGACAAAGAAGCCGCAGTCATCGGCAGCATTGCGCGCGACCCTCAACCCGTTGCGATTGCCACTTTCAAGCAGCGGGACGACGACTTCGTCCGTTGTCCCCGGGTAGGTTGTACTTTCAAGAACGATGAGTTGACCTGCGCGGACATAAGGGGCGATCGCTTTCACCGTGGATTCGATGTAGGTCATGTCGGGTTCACGGTACTCATTTAGCGGAGTAGGAACGCAGATAATCACCGCGTCCATCTCGGCCACTTGCGCGTAATCCGCGCAAGCAGTGAACCCGCACTTCTGCGCAGCCTGGATTTCGGTGGGCGGAATACGGACGATGTATGACCCACCGTTGCTCAAGGCGCTGACCTTTTTCGCATCGATGTCAAAACCGGTGATGGCGAACCGCTCCTCGCTGTACAGCAAGGCGAGCGGCAGTCCGACATAGCCAAGTCCGATAATGCCGAGCTTGGCAGAACGATCCTGGATTCTTGTTTCGAACGTCTCCAGTGCTGATACAGGCGAAGGCTTCGGTAGCATGCGGCTCCTGTCAGTAACACGAACGATATGTTTCCCAAGTATGCGAGGGTTACGACGACACCCGCCGAAGCATTTTGCGGATGTCCACGAACAGCGTTGATTTCATAACGACGAGCAAGGCCACGGCGGAGATCGCCCATGCGATGGAAGTGAACGCGAGCGACTTCACGTCGTCCAGTCGGCTTCCGTGCGGCGGGACGAGGAGTGCCACAGTTGTTCCGACGACCCCGCTACCAACGGCGGCTACTGCCACTTTTGCGATTTCGATCCGATTCACAGCAAGGAGAGGAACCATCTTCCGTCTATTCAGCAAGGTTGCAAGCGTCGCGGCGTACAGAAACATCGCGAAATTCGAGGCAAGCGGCAGTCCAACGATGCCCATTTTCTGGAACATAAAGCCGTAAATTGGGAACGAGGCTGCCGCTATCGCTGTC carries:
- a CDS encoding MBG domain-containing protein; this translates as NISDSSFTPDEHDFQVRFFVVATGSQSQAQTSFTDGNVTLAVSGVGPGTTTNFQFTGYSDANCVTVANGQSWPKSQSITGNNSANMGLGNSNSVKVTIPSDPAGFAFSNWSGVGSGTARTSNCVQVPGGGGQNTVTITANFTATQASQTINFGPLSAKSYGDADFQVTATASSGLPVSFAVGVSDQCTISGSTVHITAAGSCIVTATQAGNSSFLPATPVAQAFSISKATLTVTPANASREYGDANPAFTGAIVGIKNGDAITASYASAATAASSVGTYPITATLSDPDSKLGNYNVTLNEGTLNVTAATLTITPANASREYGDANSAFTGAIVGIKNGDAITASYASLATAASEVGTYPITATLSDPDSKLSNYNVTLNEGTLTVTKAALTVTPANASREYGDANPAFTGTVVGIKNGDAITASYASLATATSSVGTYPITATLSDPDSKLGNYNVTLNEGTLTVTKATLTVTPANASREYGDANPAFTGAIAGIKNGDTITASYASLATAASAVGTYPITATLSDPDSKLGNYNVTLNEGTLTVTKAALTVKANDVTIVLHAAMPTLTGTITGIKNNDPISATYATSGTQNAVGTFTITPSVVDPNNLIGNYNVSIVAGTFKVTYLIGGMCAGDMGHQVLNPINAVLKDDVLHQSVFKRGSTVPTKFRVCDANGLSIGPSAVNGANIVTSYGVSGVLWTADGIPEGVLDSTTPDTNFRWDSTSQQWIFNTSTKGGAWQSQTYYFRIALNDGSFIDFHYALK
- a CDS encoding nucleotide sugar dehydrogenase; the encoded protein is MLPKPSPVSALETFETRIQDRSAKLGIIGLGYVGLPLALLYSEERFAITGFDIDAKKVSALSNGGSYIVRIPPTEIQAAQKCGFTACADYAQVAEMDAVIICVPTPLNEYREPDMTYIESTVKAIAPYVRAGQLIVLESTTYPGTTDEVVVPLLESGNRNGLRVARNAADDCGFFVAFSPEREDPGNDTVARRDIPKVIGGVGPIATQMAKAMYSAIFNRVVPVSSPAAAEMTKLLENIYRCVNIAMVNELKLLCLRMGIDIWEVIEAAKTKPFGFHPFYPGPGLGGHCIPVDPYYLSWKAKEFDFHTRFIELAGEVNTDMPYHVVRSVTAALNSRRKALNGARILVLGIAYKKDIDDLRESPSLVIIELLQKEGAEVRYNDPYFPFVGKGRKYDLQMRSTPLDNLEQYDCVVIATDHSDYDYAEIANHTQLVVDTRNATRGIASGNIIRC